In Denticeps clupeoides chromosome 1, fDenClu1.1, whole genome shotgun sequence, a single window of DNA contains:
- the znf292a gene encoding zinc finger protein 292a has translation MAEGEADQERSTREAILALRNRFQELTAALKEGSASPPDVSSSFCQEFCQVLLEHGGRWKTEENPLPLLEMYSVAILSYAEATPSLSPECQQVPLVLDKLGLSCMDLLLSLTEPVPGALWEEFQSSVKTAHGILRENGSSQIHMLSVVAAESGVWTNATLCSILSNEMPDRERVNEFLALEGPTLLDMRIKHLIKKNQAEKAAVLAKTCSEFPGFGGKKNFKQTYLVCLCATNSQEELKQEIAEVDCKDALDMICNLESEGDEKGALALCSAFLKRQLVQGDVYCAWELTLLWSKLWMRFESAQAFLEECKQLMLLTGSVYHILLLIKVIQSEVENVGLPVCIEMCIQALKIGASDSEDSKATICKTISCLMPNDLEVKRACQLTEFLHKPTVDSYYAVESLFNEPDQKLEEESLPIPNSLRCDLLLALKMQWPFDPEFWDWKTLKRNCLKLMGDEASIVSSIDELNDGEDVEGQEDEMGSSQNFLHFLMSPASNLSEIEAERQKKREMKKLREQGFVSARFRNWRAYMQYCVLCDKEFLGHRIVKHALKHVQDGLFRCPICAKSFDTRAVLEPHVMLHVKQSSKERLAAMKSSKKSSKTLEAEINPLAFVKTSPVQRPIAITPNSSTAHSSSTQTVTLSPVKPKRVPGASENTEDCSCPVTSCQKVFKYFRNLVAHMKVHKNDDEARCFLETQCQKAVCQYCRRQFVNVTHLNDHLKMHCDLKPYYCIQLDCKARFHSHAELLMHRKVHTEFKSQCMFPNCGRIFTETYQLYDHEAQHYIMFTCEFADCGKMFYSQSQLLFHQKQHKQEMPYTSEPTQSVQVNELSDSACTVLSESASAKIKHSVESMLNSAIALSDGSDLTCSSAQHQARIPVHDVHVSQVDLPDSETTKASQSCLSPFKGPLPVTQPCSVKLEPISINSLEAVGCSKPMLQPQTVLDRKLFGSTSSSAEMPPKKETPDEPLQNNSLPSIEDKLTHVCPFQECSRRYCTSKSLSRHVKKVHPDDFEEWKLSRKYKRLVELSSKKLSTVQKTPILPTITKKVNDSGLGLVQKLAGIPQLDFPMDSTRGSHLVSEDSAPAGTLPFNTPYQPCTKPQANQNEVRTDINHMWHPQPGNNYNCHFSQPSNCPDQPLPDLQSLHSFPCGVDKPDAGLHAQSDSAHTTASAESSNTPHALNTDSSVMNQASKYISSSFMVLHSPESGQQCELPQAVTSEEPEMSQMGHPHPSVVAHNGNFSHPDALHCPTLHPYISADSSDVPVNSVSSLDTIDTAVTFDIVSFPEDADNVTHLASPTYKPHLETSSDHPHNSEMNSSVPYYSDSGEVSNSHELDQEETEISVEGKEISSQSDDPKKVKKIRSSKRTKWPAIIKDGKVICSRCYREFASTKSLGGHLSKRSQCKAFDEVDLTADLPTSFLDFLNDPNVSDMYQPMMSHNMTFKDEPGESAIYQATDAGIFEKANFTESYSSGYFQNGANDAPSTSMEQVAQHASQEPNESLSEMLDASQPHQQNAPELDMKTTDSNGNSANPEHVMQTREDSKISEIEKALQRLDLLDNVCKDASKDKSCTSVPDQKVNTETLKRTCNSVPERNVQKANEKICDLKPFRCEKEDCDYGAMTKEALFKHLFRKHNYSDDMINELKKTTDKFSPYSCQLCQRKFTRTTGLRIHYMNVHHLSREDITKIKKGRLNEINQKPASGNSVSAQSNRPPIVSRKEPVVASMNMKQMLVNIKQEHDINVPGQLAKGDSLQMNEASGALGALVVSADSLSKEQVVTSLLKAENKKENQGTTQGVNTQEALESKSHTPKIMSPVQKLQKSPGPRIDPGDSNELFKAYRPYCCVYPGCAAAFSIEQNLVLHYRAIHEMDGDGECRGGVSNDSVDGLVQEFSCQVENCSKVLPKVTGLLKHYLLVHKFSVDEASAMLSNLDFGTFPCDHAKCSASFTSPLIYLDHIKDHHKAIKISEGGDLASAKVDLTFKCEFEGCDRMYSTKSNLLRHLMAKHQSLFPTKSKPKSNGNELATTTKVNPKNGKENIANNKLKMKRKHTKKKEKALQHWTSFGKPSLKTLDEASAMCTKKFPLQYPCMIKGCDSVSSAERNIFKHYATHGLTERYIEDRRSQFIFCKKCPRSRTKDANKSDGVSTEDSDIEQTDLDEGGSVIPCPTEEPSVVPAVDNQQTDDENVQAAPVTVIVKRKRGRPRKSELAGKVPSQERMKSLRNRIEENVSHMMMATQSNPNKQQEVKMDDVALKTLDFQSSFIAFLEDSKNSVKRKASESGKTETPLKRQRTLQQKSSNIMGKTSNETNKTKSNELFVNFRNPLKIKSVKNVKIVMDKTFSNGADLLLKQLQDMCPIVILKKWLYS, from the exons GTCCTGCTAGAACATGGGGGACGATGGAAGACTGAAGAGAATCCACTGCCTTTACTGGAGATGTACTCCGTGGCGATACTTAGTTATGCTGAAGCCACCCCTTCTCTCTCCCCCGAATGTCAACAAGTTCCGCTTGTGCTTGACAAATTAGGCCT AAGCTGCATGGATCTCTTGCTTTCACTCACTGAGCCCGTTCCAGGTGCCTTATGGGAAGAGTTTCAGTCATCCGTGAAG ACGGCACATGGCATCCTGCGGGAGAATGGGAGTTCGCAGATTCACATGCTATCAGTTGTGGCAGCggaaagtggggtttggaccaaTGCCACCCTGTGCAGCATTCTGTCTAATGAGATGccagatagagagagag TCAATGAGTTTTTGGCCCTGGAAGGACCCACACTCCTTGATATGCGAATCAAGCACCTTATAAAAAAGAATCAAGCTGAAAAAGCTGCTGTGCTCGCCAAGACATGCTCAGAGTTTCCTGGGTTTGGAGGGAAAAAGAACTTTAAACAAACCTATCTTGTGTGCCTGTGTGCGACCAATTCACAGGAAGAGCTTAAGCAAGAG ATTGCAGAGGTAGACTGTAAAGATGCCTTGGACATGATCTGTAATTTGGAATCTGAAGGCGATGAGAAGGGTGCACTTGCTCTTTGTTCTGCCTTCTTAAAGCGACAGCTTGTACAAGGCGATGTGTACTGTGCCTG GGAACTTACGCTGCTTTGGAGTAAGCTTTGGATGCGGTTTGAATCTGCACAAGCATTTTTGGAGGAGTGCAAGCAGTTAATGCTGCTGACCGGGAGTGTTTATCACATCCTGCTGCTTATCAAAGTTATCCAGTCAGAG GTTGAAAATGtaggacttcctgtttgcattgAAATGTGCATTCAAGCCCTGAAAATAGGAGCAAGTGACAGTGAAGACAGTAAAGCCACAATATGCAAAACCATCTCCTGCCTAATGCCTAATGATTTGGAGGTAAAACGGGCGTGTCAGCTGACAGAGTTCCTTCACAAACCCACTGTGGACTCATACTATGCTGTTGAATCACTTTTCAATGAACCTGACCAAAAGTTGGAGGAGGAGTCTCTTCCCATTCCTAATTCCTTACGCTGTGATCTCCTTTTGGCCTTGAAGATGCAGTGGCCTTTTGATCCAGAATTTTGGGACTGGAAAACTCTAAAACGCAACTGCTTGAAATTGATGGGTGATGAGGCATCTATTGTGTCATCCATTGATGAGCTCAATGATGGGGAGGATGTAGAGGGGCAGGAAGATGAAATGGGCAGCAGTCaaaattttttgcattttctgatGAGCCCTGCAAGTAATCTCAGTGAGATCGAAGCTGAACgacagaaaaaaagggaaatgaagAAGCTAAGAGAGCAAGGATTTGTATCTGCAAGATTTCGTAATTGGCGGGCCTATATGCagtattgtgtgttgtgtgataaGGAGTTTCTTGGGCACAGAATTGTGAAACATGCACTGAAGCATGTCCAGGATGGCTTGTTTCGATGCCCAATATGTGCAAAGTCTTTCGACACTCGAGCAGTTTTGGAACCTCACGTAATGTTACATGTTAAACAGTCTAGCAAGGAACGGCTTGCTGCTATGAAGTCCTCCAAGAAGTCTTCAAAGACATTGGAAGCAGAGATAAATCCCCTAGCTTTTGTAAAGACTAGCCCAGTACAAAGACCTATTGCAATTACTCCTAATTCTTCAACAGCCCATAGCAGTAGCACTCAGACTGTTACCCTGAGTCCTGTAAAACCCAAGCGTGTGCCAGGTGCAAGCGAAAATACTGAGGACTGCTCGTGCCCTGTCACCAGCTGTCAGAAGGTTTTCAAGTACTTCAGGAACCTGGTGGCCCATAtgaaagttcacaaaaatgatGACGAGGCTAGATGTTTCCTTGAAACACAGTGCCAAAAGGCGGTTTGTCAGTACTGCCGCAGACAGTTTGTAAATGTCACTCACCTGAATGATCACTTGAAAATGCATTGTGATTTAAAGCCATACTACTGCATTCAGTTAGATTGCAAAGCACGCTTTCATTCACATGCAGAGCTTCTTATGCATAGAAAAGTACACACTGAATTTAAGTCTCAGTGCATGTTTCCAAACTGCGGCCGAATTTTTACAGAAACCTACCAGCTGTATGACCATGAAGCACAGCACTACATAATGTTCACTTGTGAATTTGCAGATTGTGGCAAAATGTTTTACTCTCAATCCCAGTTGCTTTTCCACCAGAAACAACATAAGCAGGAAATGCCCTACACAAGTGAACCAACTCAAAGCGTCCAAGTGAATGAACTATCAGACAGTGCTTGTACTGTTTTATCAGAATCTGCATCAGCAAAAATCAAACACTCAGTTGAAAGCATGTTGAACTCCGCTATAGCCCTCAGTGATGGGAGTGACCTGACATGCTCATCAGCTCAACATCAGGCCAGAATTCCAGTTCATGATGTCCATGTTAGTCAGGTGGATTTACCAGATTCCGAGACCACCAAAGCATCACAGTCATGTCTAAGCCCTTTCAAGGGTCCTTTACCAGTTACACAGCCATGCTCTGTAAAACTGGAACCGATATCCATCAATTCTTTAGAAGCCGTGGGTTGCTCCAAACCTATGCTTCAGCCCCAGACAGTACTGGATAGAAAGTTGTTTGGCTCTACTTCCAGCTCTGCAGAGATGCCACCCAAAAAAGAGACACCGGATGAGCCTTTGCAGAATAATAGTCTGCCAAGCATAGAAGATAAATTGACCCACGTCTGTCCATTTCAGGAATGCAGTCGCAGGTACTGTACATCGAAAAGTCTGTCACGACATGTCAAAAAGGTGCATCCCGACGATTTTGAAGAATGGAAACTGTCTAGAAAGTACAAAAGATTAGTGGAATTGTCCTCAAAGAAGCTTTCAACTGTTCAAAAGACACCCATCTTGCCAACCATCACTAAAAAGGTAAATGACTCAGGTCTTGGACTCGTTCAAAAGCTTGCCGGTATTCCGCAGTTGGACTTTCCCATGGATTCAACACGTGGATCTCACCTTGTCTCTGAAGACTCTGCTCCTGCCGGCACCCTGCCTTTTAACACTCCATACCAGCCATGCACAAAGCCTCAAGCCAATCAGAACGAGGTCCGTACAGATATTAATCATATGTGGCATCCACAACCTGGAAATAATTAcaattgtcatttttctcaaCCAAGTAATTGCCCCGATCAGCCCTTACCCGATCTGCAGTCGCTTCATTCTTTCCCATGTGGAGTTGATAAACCAGATGCTGGACTGCACGCACAGAGTGATTCTGCACACACAACCGCCTCAGCAGAAAGTAGTAATACTCCACATGCATTGAATACAGACTCAAGTGTGATGAATCAGGCATCAAAGTACATCTCAAGCTCTTTTATGGTTCTGCATTCGCCTGAATCTGGGCAGCAGTGTGAGCTGCCGCAAGCAGTGACAAGCGAAGAACCTGAGATGTCTCAGATGGGGCACCCTCATCCAAGTGTAGTTGCTCACAATGGTAACTTTTCACATCCTGATGCTCTGCATTGTCCAACTTTGCATCCATATATTTCAGCCGATTCAAGTGACGTTCCTGTTAATTCAGTTTCCTCGTTAGACACAATAGACACTGCAGTGACTTTTGacattgtttcatttcctgAAGATGCTGATAATGTTACTCACCTTGCGTCACCTACTTATAAACCTCACCTGGAAACGTCCTCAGACCATCCACACAATTCCGAAATGAACAGTTCGGTTCCATATTACAGTGATTCTGGAGAGGTTTCTAACTCTCATGAATTAGACCAAGAGGAGACTGAAATCTCTGTGGAGGGAAAAGAAATATCAAGTCAAAGCGATGATCccaagaaagtgaaaaagatcCGCTCTTCAAAGAGGACTAAATGGCCTGCCATTATTAAAGATGGAAAGGTGATCTGCAGCAGGTGTTACAGGGAATTTGCTAGCACAAAATCTCTTGGTGGCCATTTGTCTAAGCGTTCCCAGTGCAAAGCATTTGATGAGGTTGATTTAACAGCTGACCTTCCTACGTCATTTCTCGATTTTCTGAACGATCCAAACGTCTCAGATATGTATCAACCAATGATGAGCCACAATATGACTTTCAAGGATGAGCCTGGAGAATCGGCCATATATCAAGCGACTGACGCAGGCATCTTTGAGAAGGCCAATTTTACTGAATCCTACAGTTCAGGTTATTTCCAGAATGGAGCAAATGACGCTCCCTCAACAAGCATGGAGCAAGTGGCGCAACACGCTTCTCAAGAACCAAATGAAAGCTTGTCTGAGATGCTGGATGCATCTCAGCCTCACCAGCAGAATGCACCTGAATTAGATATGAAAACGACTGATTCAAATGGAAATTCTGCCAATCCTGAACATGTTATGCAGACAAGAGAAGACAGTAAAATATCAGAAATTGAAAAAGCTTTGCAGCGTCTGGATTTGCTTGACAACGTCTGTAAGGATGCATCTAAGGATAAAAGCTGCACCAGTGTCCCTGATCAAAAGGTTAACACAGAAACTCTAAAGAGAACCTGCAACTCTGTCCCAGAACGTAATGTACagaaagcaaatgaaaaaatTTGTGACTTAAAGCCTTTCAGATGTGAAAAAGAGGACTGTGATTATGGTGCAATGACAAAGGAGGCCCTGTTCAAGCATCTCTTCAGAAAACACAATTACTCTGATGATATGATAAATGAACTCAAGAAGACAACAGACAAGTTTTCCCCTTACAGTTGTCAGCTGTGCCAAAGGAAATTCACTAGAACCACAGGCCTCAGAATTCATTATATGAACGTCCACCACCTATCACGTGAAGACatcaccaaaataaaaaaaggaaggcTTAATGAAATCAATCAAAAGCCTGCGAGTGGCAATTCTGTAAGTGCTCAATCCAATCGTCCTCCAATTGTCTCGCGAAAGGAGCCAGTGGTAGCATCTATGAATATGAAGCAGATGCTGGTGAACATTAAACAAGAGCATGACATAAATGTGCCAGGACAACTTGCAAAAGGTGATTCCCTCCAAATGAATGAGGCATCGGGTGCCTTAGGTGCATTAGTCGTCAGTGCTGACTCTCTGTCGAAGGAGCAAGTTGTAACAAGTCTTCTCAAGGctgaaaacaaaaaggaaaaccaaGGGACAACACAGGGTGTAAACACCCAAGAAGCATTAGAATCGAAATCGCACACACCTAAAATCATGTCACCTGTTCAGAAACTCCAAAAAAGCCCAGGCCCCAGAATTGACCCTGGTGACTCTAATGAACTCTTCAAGGCATATAGACCATATTGTTGTGTTTATCCTGGCTGTGCGGCTGCTTTTTCAATCGAACAGAACTTAGTACTTCATTATAGGGCTATACATGAGATGGACGGAGATGGTGAATGCAGAGGTGGTGTTTCGAATGACTCTGTTGACGGGCTGGTTCAGGAATTCAGCTGCCAAGTCGAGAATTGTTCTAAGGTGCTTCCCAAAGTGACTGGCTTGCTGAAACATTATCTCTTGGTTCACAAATTCTCGGTGGATGAAGCAAGTGCCATGTTATCAAATCTTGATTTTGGTACCTTCCCTTGTGACCATGCCAAGTGCTCAGCCTCATTTACATCTCCCCTGATATACTTGGACCACATTAAAGATCATCATAAGGCAATAAAGATTTCAGAAGGTGGTGACTTGGCCTCTGCAAAGGTGGACCTGACATTTAAGTGTGAATTTGAGGGTTGTGATCGCATGTATTCCACAAAGTCAAATCTCCTTCGACATCTGATGGCAAAACACCAATCATTGTTTCCAACCAAATCAAAACCAAAAAGTAATGGCAACGAACTGGCTACAACAACAAAAGTCAATCCTAAAAATGGAAAAGAGAACATTGCAAACAACAAgttgaagatgaagaggaagcataccaagaaaaaagagaaagcgcTTCAACATTGGACAAGCTTCGGAAAGCCATCTCTGAAGACCTTGGACGAAGCATCGGCTATGTGCACTAAGAAGTTTCCCTTGCAGTACCCATGCATGATAAAGGGCTGTGATTCGGTATCGAGCGCTGAACGGAATATCTTCAAACATTATGCGACTCACGGGCTTACAGAGCGATACATTGAAGATCGGCGAAGTCAGTTCATCTTTTGTAAGAAATGTCCACGTTCTAGAACCAAGGATGCAAATAAATCTGATGGAGTGTCCACTGAGGATTCAGACATCGAGCAAACGGACCTTGACGAAGGTGGAAGTGTCATTCCATGCCCCACCGAGGAGCCTAGTGTGGTACCAGCAGTGGACAATCAGCAAACTGATGACGAAAATGTCCAAGCTGCTCCCGTCACAGTGATTGTTAAGCGTAAAAGGGGTCGTCCTCGGAAATCTGAGTTGGCAGGAAAAGTTCCTTCCCAGGAGAGGATGAAAAGTCTGAGGAACCGCATTGAAGAAAATGTCAGTCATATGATGATGGCAACACAGTCCAACCCTAATAAGCAGCAGGAGGTAAAAATGGACGATGTTGCACTAAAAACCCTTGATTTCCAGTCATCTTTCATTGCGTTTCTGGAAGATTCCAAAAACTCTGTAAAAAGGAAAGCCAGTGAAAGCGGCAAGACGGAAACTCCATTAAAGAGGCAGCGTACGCTTCAACAAAAATCATCCAACATCATGGGCAAAACTTCAAATGAAACCAACAAGACAAAATCCAATGAACTCTTTGTTAATTTTAGAAATCCCCTGAAAATAAAGTCTGTGAAAAATGTGAAGATTGTTATGGACAAAACATTTTCCAATGGTGCTGACCTTTTACTGAAACAACTTCAGGATATGTGTCCCATAGTGATACTTAAGAAATGGCTCTACAGTTGA
- the orc3 gene encoding origin recognition complex subunit 3 isoform X2, with amino-acid sequence MRASEIPTAALVLGVNVPDHDVTFQGLSELLQQSVTPFVVSVQAKECTALKHLMQKVLERIMGVDVPLNEEDEGQSGSCSVPGNRKRARCSLSSLCEWYQMAVKKFAARSPGKKCSSLGKDVLPYPPVVIIFKDLEAFSPRVLQDFILICSRYIQQLPLMFIFGIATSPSTIQHMLPHSVSSLLCIELFQSLSCTQHLATVIDQLVLTPKFPFKLTGKVLQVLVSIFLYHDFSVRNFIKGLQLALVEHFHSQPLSVLCCCKKEAVDHAQQFIHQDVERVRQLPSFMRYVENQDAEEQVKLLTNDDHVKEVCQKLIKNLRKYHKNYHPVLRCLHSLTSSLPKYPLGKQVRELHISCLEKNIWETEEYNTAMQLLRMLAKDELVAALQNCADLLRPAKSEKMKEALQQLEDYITKFDKLDQLSSEDLMEEEVTSPGKDLQKKTDLFQLQKTLLEMRESRRSKKMTPFEVLRNQVLDIVDQLVRTYLIPPETQPMNEVCYYSSSGVLRRHLNATPRTSIQTALSHPYYYLQHEGLQTDTGSISNTAPDICVVYKLHLECGRLINLFDWLEAYCTVVSAAEGKDPDSPDYGKVDELKHARFIQAVSELEFVGFVKSTKQKTDHVARLTWGGC; translated from the exons ATGAGGGCCAGTGAAATACCGACTGCCGCCCTGGTGTTAG GAGTGAACGTGCCCGACCACGATGTGACGTTCCAGGGTTTGTCCGAACTGCTGCAGCAGTCCGTGACTCCGTTCGTGGTCTCTGTACAAGCCAAAGAGTGCACAG CTCTGAAGCATCTGATGCAGAAGGTCCTGGAGCGCATCATGGGCGTCGACGTGCCTTTGAATGAAGAGGACGAGGGACAGAGCGGCAGCTGCAGCGTACCTGGCAACCGGAAGCGGGCGCGCTGCTCCCTTAGTTCACTTTGCGAGTGGTACCAGATGGCTGTCAAG AAATTTGCTGCCAGGTCTCCGGGCAAGAAGTGCAGTTCTCTGGGCAAGGACGTTCTACCTTATCCACCTGTTGTGATAATCTTCAAAGACCTCGAAGCTTTCAGCCCAAGGGTGCTGCAGGACTTCATATTAATATGCAG TCGGTACATCCAGCAGCTCCCTCTGATGTTCATTTTTGGCATCGCCACGTCACCCAGCACAATCCAGCACATGCTTCCACATTCGGTTTCCTCTCTTCTCTGCATTGAGCTCTTTCAGTCTCTGTCCTGCACGCAGCACCTGGCCACAGTCATTGACCAG cTTGTTCTGACTCCCAAGTTCCCCTTCAAACTTACAGGCAAGGTGTTGCAGGTCCTTGTAAGCATATTTCTCTACCATGACTTTTCTGTTCGCAACTTCATAAAGGGTTTACAG CTGGCCCTTGTGGAGCACTTCCACTCTCAGCCACTCAGCGTGCTCTGCTGCTGCAAAAAGGAGGCCGTGGACCACGCCCAGCAGTTCATACACCAGGATGTGGAGAGGGTCCGCCAGCTGCCATCATTCATGAG ATACGTGGAGAACCAGGATGCTGAAGAACAGGTTAAGCTGCTGACAAACGACGACCATGTGAAG GAGGTGTGCCAGAAGCTGATTAAAAACCTTCGCAAGTACCACAAGAACTATCACCCTGTCTTGAGATGTCTCCACAGTCTGACGTCGTCTCTGCCGAAGTATCCTCTTGGCAAGCAG GTCAGAGAACTGCACATATCCTGTCTTGAAAAGAACATTTGGGAGACAGAAGAGTATAACACAGCAATGCAGCTTTTAAG GATGCTGGCGAAAGACGAACTTGTGGCAGCGTTGCAGAACTGTGCTGATTTACTGAGACCAGCGaagtcagagaaaatgaaggaagctttgcagcagctggaggattATATAACCAAATTTGACAAACTTGATC AACTGTCAAGTGAGGATTTAATGGAGGAAGAAGTAACTTCTCCAGGAAAAGACCTGCAGAAGAAAACTGATCTTTTCCAACTTCAAAAG ACTCTGTTAGAGATGAGAGAGTCCAGGAGATCTAAGAAAATGACGCCATTTGAAGTTCTTCGAAATCAAGTGCTGGACATTGTCGACCAACTTGTTAG GACATATCTGATTCCACCAGAGACTCAGCCCATGAATGAGGTGTGTTACTACAGCTCTTCCGGAGTACTGAGGCGACATCTTAACGCCACTCCCCGTACCTCCATCCAGACTGCCCTGAGCCACCCCTACTATTACCTGCAG CATGAGGGTCTACAGACAGACACCGGCTCCATCTCCAACACGGCACCCGACATCTGCGTTGTGTACAAACTTCATCTAGAATGTGGCAGACTTATCAACCTGTTTGACTGGCTGGAG GCCTACTGCACAGTGGTGTCTGCAGCTGAGGGGAAAGACCCTGATTCACCAGACTACGGCAAAGTGGATGAACTCAAACA tgcTCGGTTTATACAAGCTGTGTCAGAGCTGGAGTTTGTGGGATTTGTTAAATCCACAAAGCAGAAAACGGATCATGTGGCCCGACTCACTTGGGGAGGCTGCTGA
- the orc3 gene encoding origin recognition complex subunit 3 isoform X1, which produces MATSSVSKGCFVFKPSSKKRKRVPRVEDYFTEGNDDAKSAKLRFNICQELWEKIKSDTETLQEELNKKTLDSLLELIRKCASGFQLKANDWAGLMRASEIPTAALVLGVNVPDHDVTFQGLSELLQQSVTPFVVSVQAKECTALKHLMQKVLERIMGVDVPLNEEDEGQSGSCSVPGNRKRARCSLSSLCEWYQMAVKKFAARSPGKKCSSLGKDVLPYPPVVIIFKDLEAFSPRVLQDFILICSRYIQQLPLMFIFGIATSPSTIQHMLPHSVSSLLCIELFQSLSCTQHLATVIDQLVLTPKFPFKLTGKVLQVLVSIFLYHDFSVRNFIKGLQLALVEHFHSQPLSVLCCCKKEAVDHAQQFIHQDVERVRQLPSFMRYVENQDAEEQVKLLTNDDHVKEVCQKLIKNLRKYHKNYHPVLRCLHSLTSSLPKYPLGKQVRELHISCLEKNIWETEEYNTAMQLLRMLAKDELVAALQNCADLLRPAKSEKMKEALQQLEDYITKFDKLDQLSSEDLMEEEVTSPGKDLQKKTDLFQLQKTLLEMRESRRSKKMTPFEVLRNQVLDIVDQLVRTYLIPPETQPMNEVCYYSSSGVLRRHLNATPRTSIQTALSHPYYYLQHEGLQTDTGSISNTAPDICVVYKLHLECGRLINLFDWLEAYCTVVSAAEGKDPDSPDYGKVDELKHARFIQAVSELEFVGFVKSTKQKTDHVARLTWGGC; this is translated from the exons ATGGCGACTTCGTCCGTGTCGAAG GGATGTTTTGTGTTTAAACCAAGTTCCAAAAAGAGGAAAAGGGTTCCCCGTGTAG AGGACTACTTCACGGAAGGAAACGACGACGCGAAGAGTGCCAAGCTGCGCTTTAATATTTGCCAGGAGCTTTGGGAAAAAATAAAGTCCGACACGGAG ACGCTGCAGGAGGAGCTTAACAAGAAAACCCTGGACAGCCTGCTGGAGCTGATCAGGAAATGTGCTTCGGGTTTCCAGTTGAAGGCGAATGACTGGGCTGGCCTGATGAGGGCCAGTGAAATACCGACTGCCGCCCTGGTGTTAG GAGTGAACGTGCCCGACCACGATGTGACGTTCCAGGGTTTGTCCGAACTGCTGCAGCAGTCCGTGACTCCGTTCGTGGTCTCTGTACAAGCCAAAGAGTGCACAG CTCTGAAGCATCTGATGCAGAAGGTCCTGGAGCGCATCATGGGCGTCGACGTGCCTTTGAATGAAGAGGACGAGGGACAGAGCGGCAGCTGCAGCGTACCTGGCAACCGGAAGCGGGCGCGCTGCTCCCTTAGTTCACTTTGCGAGTGGTACCAGATGGCTGTCAAG AAATTTGCTGCCAGGTCTCCGGGCAAGAAGTGCAGTTCTCTGGGCAAGGACGTTCTACCTTATCCACCTGTTGTGATAATCTTCAAAGACCTCGAAGCTTTCAGCCCAAGGGTGCTGCAGGACTTCATATTAATATGCAG TCGGTACATCCAGCAGCTCCCTCTGATGTTCATTTTTGGCATCGCCACGTCACCCAGCACAATCCAGCACATGCTTCCACATTCGGTTTCCTCTCTTCTCTGCATTGAGCTCTTTCAGTCTCTGTCCTGCACGCAGCACCTGGCCACAGTCATTGACCAG cTTGTTCTGACTCCCAAGTTCCCCTTCAAACTTACAGGCAAGGTGTTGCAGGTCCTTGTAAGCATATTTCTCTACCATGACTTTTCTGTTCGCAACTTCATAAAGGGTTTACAG CTGGCCCTTGTGGAGCACTTCCACTCTCAGCCACTCAGCGTGCTCTGCTGCTGCAAAAAGGAGGCCGTGGACCACGCCCAGCAGTTCATACACCAGGATGTGGAGAGGGTCCGCCAGCTGCCATCATTCATGAG ATACGTGGAGAACCAGGATGCTGAAGAACAGGTTAAGCTGCTGACAAACGACGACCATGTGAAG GAGGTGTGCCAGAAGCTGATTAAAAACCTTCGCAAGTACCACAAGAACTATCACCCTGTCTTGAGATGTCTCCACAGTCTGACGTCGTCTCTGCCGAAGTATCCTCTTGGCAAGCAG GTCAGAGAACTGCACATATCCTGTCTTGAAAAGAACATTTGGGAGACAGAAGAGTATAACACAGCAATGCAGCTTTTAAG GATGCTGGCGAAAGACGAACTTGTGGCAGCGTTGCAGAACTGTGCTGATTTACTGAGACCAGCGaagtcagagaaaatgaaggaagctttgcagcagctggaggattATATAACCAAATTTGACAAACTTGATC AACTGTCAAGTGAGGATTTAATGGAGGAAGAAGTAACTTCTCCAGGAAAAGACCTGCAGAAGAAAACTGATCTTTTCCAACTTCAAAAG ACTCTGTTAGAGATGAGAGAGTCCAGGAGATCTAAGAAAATGACGCCATTTGAAGTTCTTCGAAATCAAGTGCTGGACATTGTCGACCAACTTGTTAG GACATATCTGATTCCACCAGAGACTCAGCCCATGAATGAGGTGTGTTACTACAGCTCTTCCGGAGTACTGAGGCGACATCTTAACGCCACTCCCCGTACCTCCATCCAGACTGCCCTGAGCCACCCCTACTATTACCTGCAG CATGAGGGTCTACAGACAGACACCGGCTCCATCTCCAACACGGCACCCGACATCTGCGTTGTGTACAAACTTCATCTAGAATGTGGCAGACTTATCAACCTGTTTGACTGGCTGGAG GCCTACTGCACAGTGGTGTCTGCAGCTGAGGGGAAAGACCCTGATTCACCAGACTACGGCAAAGTGGATGAACTCAAACA tgcTCGGTTTATACAAGCTGTGTCAGAGCTGGAGTTTGTGGGATTTGTTAAATCCACAAAGCAGAAAACGGATCATGTGGCCCGACTCACTTGGGGAGGCTGCTGA